A window from Vanessa cardui chromosome 21, ilVanCard2.1, whole genome shotgun sequence encodes these proteins:
- the LOC124538888 gene encoding another transcription unit protein → MAPAKRGVAGDTDSGSDSDSGSSASRSKSPSPAPSGKEGSQSRSVSRSPAKSASESPKSNRSGRSRKSSNASNASRSKSNSPAPSNRSGSAHSNKSGSSSPKSQASGSPRASKSRSRSRSGSVSARSRSGSARSRSGSPKSGGQSPKSRSQSPKSRSQSPKSRSQSPKSRSQSPSPSHKSQSAKSRSRSVSGSPKSRKSRSRSGSASSRSKSPVARQDVADSRSNSPNLMIDDDDAKEKSKSRSRSGSRHSKSRSRSKSKSKSRSRSRSKSSNPSDGEGDKKKRAVLSDSESDVGSKRKKGSDSGSDTSNKPSKKKSKKLVDSDDENQEKTDTVTADALFGDASDISTEDEGDGDKQSERSRSRSRSRSRSRSRGRSDDERRSGDEARGSGDEEVRDKPEEEEEVEIPETRIDVDMPKIWTELGKELHFVKLPNFLSVETRPYDPSTYEDEIDEEETLDEEGRARLKLKVENTMRWRTVFDKEGNAVKESNARMVKWSDGSMSLHLGSEIFDVYKQPLHGDHNHLFVRQGTGLQGQAVFRTKLSFRPHSTDSFTHRKMTLSAADRSTKTSAIKILSQVGSDPDADRKYQLKKEEMELRAAMRSRASGRPKRRAAARAARHDDSEDEGGVSLAAIKNKYKQGQKATAGAAIYSSESEGSDVETRRARRLDRAKALKDSDDEGSEAGDANTPQRSQSGSGSGSGSE, encoded by the exons ATGGCGCCAGCAAAAAGAGGAGTAGCGGGTG ATACAGATTCTGGATCAGATTCTGACAGTGGCTCTAGTGCTAGTCGCAGTAAGAGCCCTAGTCCTGCACCGTCTGGGAAAGAAGGCAGTCAATCTAG ATCAGTTTCTAGAAGTCCAGCGAAATCAGCAAGTGAATCTCCTAAATCTAACAGGTCAGGCCGATCAAGGAAATCTTCGAATGCATCAAATGCTTCTCGCAGTAAATCAAACTCTCCAGCACCATCAAATAGATCTGGTTCAGCTCATAGTAACAAATCTGGATCTTCAAGTCCTAAATCTCAGGCCTCAGGAAGTCCTAGAGCTTCAAAGTCCAGATCTAGATCTAGAAGTGGGTCTGTAAGTGCTAGATCACGATCTGGTAGTGCTCGTTCAAGGTCAGGCAGTCCAAAATCTGGAGGTCAGAGTCCAAAGTCACGATCGCAGAGTCCTAAATCTAGATCTCAAAGCCCAAAATCTAGATCGCAAAGTCCAAAATCTAGATCACAGTCTCCTTCCCCAAGTCATAAATCTCAAAGTGCCAAAAGTCGATCCCGCTCAGTAAGTGGTAGTCCGAAAAGTAGAAAATCTAGATCACGGTCAGGTAGTGCTTCTTCAAGGTCAAAAAGTCCTGTAGCTAGACAGGATGTTGCTGATAGCAGATCAAACTCGCCAAActtgatgattgatgatgatgatgctaaAGAAAAATCTAAAAGTCGATCAAG GTCAGGATCTAGGCATTCCAAGTCCAGATCAAGGAGTAAATCTAAGTCTAAAAGTCGATCAAGGTCTCGTTCTAAAAGCTCCAACCCTTCTGATGGGGAAG gGGACAAGAAAAAACGAGCAGTTCTATCAGACTCAGAGAGTGATGTTGGTTCAAAACGCAAAAAAGGTTCAGATAGTGGTTCAGATACCAGTAATAAGCCTTCTAAGAAAAAGTCCAAGAAGCTGGTTGATTCAGATGATGAAAATCAAGAAAAGACTGACACTG tCACAGCTGATGCTTTGTTTGGTGACGCCTCTGATATCAGTACGGAAGATGAGGGCGATGGTGATAAGCAGTCAGAACGGTCGCGATCAAGATCACGTTCACGGTCTCGCAGCCGCAGCCGAGGTAGATCTGACGACGAGAGGCGCTCTGGTGATGAGGCCAGGGGAAGTGGTGACGAG GAAGTTAGAGATAAAccagaagaagaagaagaagtgGAAATACCAGAAACTCGCATTGATGTAGACATGCCTAAAATATGGACGGAATTGGGCAAAGAACTACATTTTGTAAAACTGCCTAACTTTCTGTCAGTTGAGACCAGGCCTTATGACCCTAGTACAtatgaagatgaaatagatgaggAGGAAACACTGGACGAAGAAGGTCGAGCAAG ATTGAAATTGAAAGTAGAGAACACAATGCGTTGGCGAACTGTTTTTGATAAAGAAGGCAACGCAGTTAAGGAATCAAATGCTCGTATGGTGAAGTGGTCAGACGGCAGCATGTCCCTGCATCTCGGTTCAGAAATTTTTGATGTTTACAAACAACCACTACAT GGCGACCACAACCATCTGTTCGTGAGACAGGGAACAGGTCTGCAGGGGCAGGCGGTCTTCCGCACGAAGCTCTCGTTCCGACCGCACTCCACGGATTCCTTCACTCACCGGAAGATGACGCTGTCGGCCGCGGACCGCTCCACTAAGACGTCCGCCATCAAGATACTGTCACAAGTCGGAAGCGACCCCGACGCGGATAGGAAGTACCAGCTCAAG AAAGAGGAGATGGAGCTTCGCGCAGCCATGCGCTCGCGCGCCAGCGGCCGCCCCaagcgccgcgccgccgcgcgcgccgcgcgaCACGACGACTCCGAGGACGAGGGCGGCGTGTCGCTCGCCGCCATCAAGAACAAGTACAAGCAGGGCCAGAAGG cgaCAGCTGGTGCTGCGATTTATTCGTCTGAATCCGAAGGTTCGGACGTGGAAACACGTCGTGCGAGACGACTGGACAGGGCGAAGGCTCTGAAGGACTCTGACGACGAAGGCAGTGAAGCTGGAGACGCTAACACACCCCAGAGAAGTCAGAGCGGGTCGGGTTCGGGCAGTGGAAGCGAGTAG
- the LOC124539086 gene encoding uncharacterized protein LOC124539086 translates to MYARVLKLIALFTHIVTSTCVRITAYNGPDIESKFKIELKPLHIPTGLGDIIIVSAPIINSEALYFLNKPNGDAMKLKLNISREMFDYKKASINDDYNDIVIQYIQGKIKAIITPVNKYQIFNLNYGKNCQDSTDIFREKEKSLLANDFMLGPLVEEDNGNWILSAYYRGSDGDWIEVFQVITVEITESIPTFPPKPKLDEGKDFELRFAYPVKNLQSCQITAPRSTFDRFYDRDRNNLDSCGFTIPNVTKEDEGLWRIIGVGNIVYEANVFLEINKSS, encoded by the exons ATGTACGCGCGTGTTTTGAAATTGATCGCCCTTTTTACACACATTGTAACATCAACGTGTGTCAGAATAACAGCGTATAACGGACCGGATATCGAAA gtaaatttaaaatagaactCAAACCGTTACACATACCCACAGGCCTGGGCGACATAATTATTGTATCAGCTCCCATTATAAACAGTGAAGCTCTTTATTTCCTTAACAAACCAAATGGAGACGCTATGAAACTCAAATTAAACATAAGCCGTGAAATGTTTGATTACAAAAAGGCATCAATAAATGACGATTACAATGATATTGTCATTCAATACATTCAAGGAAAAATTAAGGCTATAATAACCCCCGTAAATAAGTACCAAATATTCAATCTTAATTATGGAAAAAACTGCCAAGATTCTACAGACATATTCAGAGAAAAGGAGAAGAGTTTATTAGCGAATGATTTTATGTTGGGACCTCTCGTTGAGGAGGATAACGGAAATTGGATACTAAGTGCCTATTATAGAGGAAGTGATGGAGACTGGATTGAAGTGTTCCAAGTTATTACGGTGGAAATAACAG AATCGATACCGACTTTTCCGCCGAAACCTAAACTGGATGAAGGTAAAGATTTCGAACTGCGTTTTGCTTATCCTGTAAAAAATCTTCAAAGCTGTCAAATTACCGCCCCAAGGTCGACGTTTGACAGATTTTACGACAGGGATAGAAATAATTTAGATTCCTGTGGTTTCACCATACCGAATGTGACGAAAGAAGACGAAGGTCTATGGCGAATTATTGGTGTGGGAAATATAGTGTACGAAGCTAATGTATTTTTAGAGATAAATAAAAGTTCCtga
- the LOC124538841 gene encoding trypsin, alkaline B-like, with the protein MNLLIIFSIICVLSTSNANPARISGGTVADISQYPFATSLLNSPGTLPFTQVCGGTIISSSAILSAASCFVSNNVVDSMLWWRARVGSSYSNREGLIYLIRRITIHPDFQSATRANDIAVLRTSLNIVFGQNIQAAYIAGGSYTLATNQPVWAIGWGITSVSSPPSSELRQVQIWVNDQQTCISRYTEVNFSVSPNMLCAGWLDVGVRGQCQGDTGSPLLHNGVVVGVYSWTPGCGTSRYPNINTRVSAYSRWIHATATLP; encoded by the exons atgaatttattaattattttttctataatttgtgTGCTTTCGACCAGCAAtg CAAACCCAGCGAGAATATCTGGAGGCACCGTTGCTGATATAAGTCAATACCCATTTGCGACCTCCCTCCTTAACAGCCCGGGAACATTGCCCTTCACACAAGTTTGCGGTGGCACAATCATATCCTCATCAGCGATATTGTCAGCAGCCTCCTGTTTCGTATCGAACAATGT GGTCGATTCAATGCTTTGGTGGCGTGCTCGAGTGGGATCGTCGTACTCCAACAGAGAAGGTCTTATCTACCTCATCCGTAGAATTACTATCCATCCTGACTTCCAGTCCGCAACCAGAGCCAACGACATCGCAGTGTTGAGAACCTCTTTGAACATCGTTTTTGGGCAAAATATTCAGGCTGCTTACATTGCTGGTGGTTCATACACTTTGGCTACCAATCAGCCAGTTTGGGCCATCGGATGGGGTATCACCTCG GTATCATCACCCCCTTCTTCAGAACTGCGTCAGGTCCAAATTTGGGTGAACGATCAGCAAACATGTATTAGCCGCTATACTGAAGTGAATTTCAGCGTTTCTCCAAATATGCTTTGTGCTGGCTGGCTCGACGTTGGAGTTCGAGGACAATGTCAG GGTGACACTGGTAGCCCACTCCTGCACAACGGCGTGGTGGTGGGCGTTTACTCGTGGACCCCAGGCTGTGGTACTAGTCGTTATCCAAACATAAACACTAGAGTTTCAGCTTACTCGCGATGGATACACGCAACGGCTACCCTGCCTtag